Within Coffea eugenioides isolate CCC68of unplaced genomic scaffold, Ceug_1.0 ScVebR1_271;HRSCAF=916, whole genome shotgun sequence, the genomic segment caaataaaaaggtaacaactaaaatgcagacaatctaaaacaaaatcatgaattagatgcaacatacaaattatttaaaaatttggtgtctacacttaGATCCATCTCATATAGGCCACGAGGCGGAGGAGCTCGTGTGCGGTATACACCAGCTGATAGGTATCCACGATACCAGTGTAGGGCTATATACGCTTACCCTAATGAGTTAGTGCTATCTTTGGACGATGAGCGCCGCCAGTTGTGGGATGCTAATCATACCTTGACCCAGGATGCTGAGGAGTTGAGCATCATGGTTGACACCCAGTTCGACCGTATAGCCGACTTAGAGATGAGGCTAGCGGCTGAGCATGCTAGGTTGGAGGCTGCTCGTGCAGAGATTGAGCGACAGAGGTCTCGGGTGACTCGATTAGCTGAGGGGATACGTGATAGGAGTGCTGGTATTAGGGCTGACGCCACTATGACGATGGATGAGGCCACGAGTATTCTTCAGGGTAATGCTCAGGCGAGTGgcgaggaggatccggaggaggacgcTGCTCCTGGtagccctgctgagggttaggTTAGGTCTGACTTGATAGTACTGGATATGTAGGGATAGAAAGGGGGACATTTGTTAGGTCATCAAATTTTGTCTAGTTGGATGACTTACTTTTGAGGCACCACATCCCTAATTTTTTGTTTAAGGGAttatttgtatgtatttttgtTAAACTCATGTGCCTTACTTTTGGAAAGTGTCCCAACCTGTTATTGAATGACTCTCACGTGGAAATTTATGTTAAGcattttattcttctttttctcaCTTTTGAGGTTGATTTTATTTACAAATAGAAAACTAATAACAAATAATATTCTCGCCTAATTGCCTTATTTCTCAATAATAGGCATAACTAGGCCATGGATCGACAAGTGATAGGTAGGGGACGTGGGAGACCAACTAGACAACACCCCGAGGCGGATGGTGATAGGGAACCTGAGGTCAATCAAGACCAAGTGGCCACCGCAATTAATCGAATCACTGATGTCCTAGAACGCTTGACTGAGCACCAAGCCTCTGGACAAGTGCATCACCAAGGAGGCCCAGCCGATACTGAGGATCGGGCACTGGAGAGATTTTTGAAGTTCGGACCTCCCAAGTTTTATGGAGGACCCGAACCGGAGGTAGCCGAAGGCTAGTGGGAGAGAATCTCCGACATTTTTGCAACCTTAAACTATGCGGAAGAAAGACAAGTGACTTTCGCcgcattccagtttgagggagctgctcgtTCTAGTTAGGGTTAACTGGGACAGGAATCATACTCCCAGGACCTGGGCaaacttcacaagggagttcaacgccaagtttcttccacctctcatccaagagaaaagagaggacgaCTTCATCAAATGTAGGCAAGGGGcgatgagtgtcgccgaatatgaggtCCAATTCACAAAATTGTCCCGTTTTTCtcctgaattggtagccacggagcaaaggcgtataaggaggtttgtgcagggactaaatgtggaaatccaggtAGGACTAGCTGCTGTTCGAATTGACacatttgtgacgccccgaaaaaaaaaatgagtttgagaacccgaaaattttctaattttctagggtttatttttttaaacgcccgccttttctacattttcttgattagaaaaattccccagataaagtttatgagcaaaaatagttttaaaataatttttctagtatcggttagtttttgagaaattaaaagcgtattttggacgtgggacccgcaagtgcggtaaatgcattatatttttgacaacttgttggatttttgtattaagtgatattattttacaaagtgttaagatatttgtattggagagacaaaaagataagttttaaacctaaaggtgacaagtgtcaccatttgattgggcttaccttaagacctttcttaccattgacttaaataaccaaaaatgacccaaaatatcttcatttctaagcttcatatggctgaccaccttcaagcaataagggaagaaaagctctccaatttctttgctccaagcttgcttaatcttcacttttaaccgtttaattttagttttacaccataaaacctcttcacttagtgtttgtgagttgtttggtggagttgtttggaaagttaaggtgaccaatagctctctctctcttgtgttcaaggtaagttgtgaagaaccaccctcctcccttaattgatgcttaaatcatgcttagaggttgtatgagatgcaattttatggattaaatcttgattttggtcgaattggtgaagttttataattattggggatttttctgttttcatatgaatatgattatggggtcatgtatgatgattggaaatgatgtttaatgactctaggaggtggaaaaagtgattaatttgcaaccaatttctgttttggaccaaaaattgaaaagtgagggttttgtgatgaacattctgtccgaatttttaggtcatagatagaggccgaattggccttggctcaaaacatggaagttgtaggtattgatgttttaagggtgcctataaaatttcaggtcaattggagtagtgtagaatgagataagccgaaattactattgctgttctgggttcatcaggatgttagaactgtgtctgaaatgggttgttttgactggaattgttttggatttgggtgttgaggtcttctgatgaaatgtagcttgatgtcctagctaccatatgcctttggaatttctgcatttggacctgtttagactgagttgtactgattacagcatagtgtaatttgtaaacctgcaattacggttctggtttgttatttggcatatttgacttagttgtgctgggatttggactgagtgaccttctacattgttgtagccctggttcttagcttcgaaacggtgggtcttggacctccatccgacaatcgtagcgcctttgataccattaccgcaaaatgacgtcaaaactatttttctggttttgagcttaactttcatttccggacttttccctagcttgacttgtctttgtacttcttggagcttgctgaatggctattggatgaacttgttgttgtgtgtgtacctttgggttggaatgaggaaataatgaagccgtgacggctggaaaagtaagcaaatttaggggaagtgctgtccaaactttgaagggatttgtttgcattgagtttgtgatctaagactcggatttgagcaaggcaatgatatatgatggatggtttctgagccatggaggtgagtgaccctaaactatttccaaagctacttttgaactgttttcttacatatcatgcgtgcttgcatatcagtgtcttgttattattgattttgctttcaatgattgttaagacgagttttctaggcgagtgtgtactttaccgcactcgacctaaataaatatgaaattttcaatgattagtgattaaatgctacttgcgcatgaatgtaagccttttgggctgaactggccattgccccttgttaccggtcgtctcgagccagtagcggactcggtcgggcgactaggaacttgggtgaacgtttcggtatactcgagtattaccttgtaggttggtggagcctggccaaaagccagggacggggtgaatgaatgcacgaatgaaaccaaaaatgcaatgaaatgacaggagaacgaatgtatccttttcacgaatgttactatcgctttccattgtacatgtttcttgaattattgatactccatatttaatgttttgtaaacgttgaaattgtttctggacttatcatttgatttgaattgaacatcattgaaatgaactatggttaaaccgatttgattactgattttactggttactcgctgagcttctagctcaccccaaaaatgtttttattcccctccacagggctcaaggcgaaggagtggcttgtagtgtttattcatggattatctcatgtatggattgaatttggattccttttgtgtaatcattcatatcgggattgtattgaacgtttagaattgattggatatgtaatagtcaagatttggacttcctcctgtataataattgtgatcaaggatcagagtggcagtggaagcgtggacgcttcgcttttgatatgtaaatgttggaatatttgatttttttatttgagactttatcttgtatttgtttgaggactgtagtgatcgactgagtcccggcgagagctgggcaggcggcccgccgaaccctctggttcgccttagggggaggtggggtcgtgacaacaTTTGCCGATGCTGTCGAGAGAGCTCAAAGGGTTGAAGTTGCCAGAGCTCAAGTAAAATCTTTTCAGGCTAAGAAAAGATTTATCCCAAGTAGCAGTTGGGAGCCGACTTATGGAAGTGCTCCACCGGCCAAAGTGGGTCGAGGAACGGGTGGAGTGAATAGTCCTGGAGCACCACGAAGCGCTCTAGCGAGAGGAACTGGGGCAAGAAGTGCAGGGGGAAGAGATAATGGAGCTAGAGGGGGACCAACTGGAAGGGGTCAACCTAGGAACGCCTCGCAAGGAGGTCGTGCGATAATTTTCCAGGTGACTTGCGTGTATTGCAAGAAAATTGGCCATACTGAGGACGGTTGCTggaagaaacaaggaaagtgcTTGAAGTGCGGAAGCAGTGAGCACCAAATTTCCGGTTGCCCAAAAATACAAGACGGTGGTACCCTGAATGCTAGACCAGCCAATTCTGGAGGAAATAGGCCGAAAGTTCCTGCCAGGGTGTACGCTATAGATGACTAACAtgtacctgattcctcggaaGTTGTGGAAGGTACTCTTCCAATTTTTCATCGATTAGCTAGAGTactaattgatcctggtgcaaCTCAGTTATTTGTGAATCCAACTTTTATGTCCGGAATTGATGTGAAACCTGTTAGATTACCCTtcgatcttgaagttaggacacctATGGGTAATAAGAATATAATCACTAGCTTAGCCTATAAGAATTGTgaattctggattggagagcgTAAAATGCTAGTGGATCTAATCAGCTTGGACATAAAGGGGTATGATGTTATTATAGgaattgtcacgaccccattttcccctaaggcgaaccagagaggtcaacgggccgcctgcccggctctcgccgggactcagtcgttcactacaaacctcaaacaaatacaagatacaatctcaaataaacatcaaatatcccaaaactttacatatcaaaagcgaagcgtccacgctgccactgcgccactctgatccttggtcacaatgattatacaggaggaagtccaaaacttgactattacacatccaatcaattctaaacgttcaatacaatcccaatatgaatgattacacaaaaggaaaaccaaattcaatccatacatgatataatccatgataaacactacaagccactccttcgccttgagccctgtggaggggaataaaacattttggggtgagctagaagctcagcgagtaaccaagaaattcagttatcaaatcagtttcacaatcgttcatttcaataatgtcatgattcagtaatcaatgcactttcattgctctcgtgaaccagtgaaatcatggtacttagacgtccaacgctccaaacaatcatttaacattgaacattaacattgaacattgaacattgagcccattggtgctctacaggaacattaaacggtggaggaaacgtcggagtctagcacacgaattccaagtactcatttgagccaaaacatgtcaagaacttatatgccggcacacaggatatgcaatcaaagaaacgatgcaagaaacattttaaagtaacgttgcaagtagtttaaggtcactcacctccacggctcacaatcctcgtccaatatagccaattccatcattcaagtccaagcctttcacatgaaacttaaggtaaccaacgctattaaaaatcggacagcatttccccataaattcatcctttccatcctacaatcaaacccaagcacaaagcaattaaccacaattgctcaaaaccagaaaacagttttgacgtccttttgcggtaatggcacaaaatgctctacgcttatcggatgagggtgtaagacccaccatctcgaagctaaaagacagggctacaacaatgtagaaggccactcagtccaaatcccagcacaactaagtcatatatgccaaataccaaaccagaatcgaaattgcaggttcccatatcacacaaaactgtaatcagtccaagtcagtctatacaggtccaaatgcattgattccaaaggcatatgatagctaagacatcaagctacatttcatcagaagacaccaacaacaaaatccaaaccaattccagtcaaaacagacgattacaatcacagttcgtacattctgatctcccagaacagcaacagtaaaaacggcataactcactctatactactctaaatgccctgaaatttttcaggcacttccaaatcatcaatacctacaacttttatgttttgataaaagtccaattcggcctctaaccctatgatctaaaatcggacagaaaagggggttgaagaaccctaacttttctcaattcaatccaaacccaaaattggttgcaatttcctatcatatgcacctactagagccatagccccttattaccaaccatcaaaaacaaccacaccatcaagaacatatgaaaccagaaaattcctcaacaAATAcaaaactcaaccaattcacttcaaatcaagaaataaaacacataatccctcacttaagccaccattaggcataaattcaacatcattaaatataggagggtgttcatataccacttaccaagtaatcaagagagaggaagatgttggacaccttaagtcttcaaacaaacttcactaaactacttactagcacccaagggagaaattttatggagtagaatctaagttatgtggttggttttggaagattgagtgaaatggaaactagaaagttgaagaatttctttcttctttgctcaaggaagAATCGGCcatgaaggagaagaaaatggtgatttttgagcaatttttcaagatatttactcaatttggtcaaaagtcaaaagtgtgaatagttgccaacaaagtccaaccaatggttgtgtgacacatgtcactccattaatgcaactctatccttttgtctctccaataaaaatatcttaacactttgtaaaataatatcacttaatatcttgaaaatacaaaattccaacaagtggttaaaaatataatgcatttaccgcactagcgggtcccacgtccaaaatacgcttttaatttctcaaaactaaccgatactagaaaaatcatttgaaaactatatttgctcataaacttgatctggggaaggcaggcgtttaaaaaaaataaaccctagaaaattagaaaatttccgggttctcaaactcattttttttcggggcatCACAGGAATGGATTTTCTAGCCCATCATCATGCTAAGCTTGATTGCAGAGCAAAAGTGTTAGAACTTTGGATTCCCGGGGAAGCAACTCTGAAATTAGATGTGAAAGGTACGTTAGCATCGTCTGCTATGATCTCGGGATTTCGGGCGAGGAAGATGTTGCATAAAGGAGCGCGAGGTTTCCTAGCCTTCTTGATTAACGCTCCTAATGACCAAGTGAAGTTAGAAGATGTACCAGTGGTACGGGAATTTCTGGACGTTTTCCCTAAAGAACTAAAGACATTACCACCGGAGAGAGAAGTGGAGTTCAAGATTGACTTGGTGCCGGGAACGGCTCCGATTTCtaagactccgtaccgaatggctcctgcagagCTAAAAGAGTTGAAAATTCAACTGCAGAACCTACTGGAGAAAGGTTTCGTTAGAGAAAGTGACTCACCATGGGGAGCACCCGTTCTATTTGtcaagaaaaaggatggaagcTTGAGGTTATGTATCGATTACTGAGGGTTAAACGAGGTTAcaattaagaacaaataccctcTACCTTTGATCGATGGTTTATTTGATCAGCTGCAAGGATCTATAGTTTTCTCTAAGCTGGACTTGAGGCAAGGGTATTACCAATTgaaaattaagaaggaagacatacccaagactgtttttaatacaagatatggacattttgagtttacagttatgccatttggattaactaatgcaccagctgctttcatggatttaatgcagaGAGTCTTTAAGAAGTATCTGGATCAGTTCGTAGTGgttttcattgatgatattttgatatACTCTAAGACTCGAGAGGAACATGTTAAGCACTTGGAGATAGTTTTGCAGATATTAAGAGAGTATAAGCTATATGCCAAAttcagtaagtgcgagttttggctggaagAGCTATCTTTTCTAGGGCATAAAGTTTCTAAAGAGGGAATTGccgtggatccggcaaaagttgaggccaTAATGATGTGGAAAcagccagaaactccaacagaagttagaagtttcttgggtttaGTAGGTTACTATAGGAagtttatcaaggatttttcgaagattgctggacctatgaccGAACTAACCAAGAAAGGTAACAAGTTTATCTGGGCTCCAAAGTGCGAGTCCAgctttcaggagttaaagaagCGATTAACATCCGCTCCTGTTTTGGTATTACCTGATGGAGGAGAAGGTTATGTCGTATACTCTGATGCTTCTAGAGAAGGTctaggatgtgttttgatgcaaaaagGTAAGGGGGTTGCCTATGCTTCTAGAAGATTGAAGCCTCATGAACAAAATTACCCAATGCACGACTTAGAACTGGCTGCAGTGATCtttgccttaaagaaatggagacattacttgtacggcgtgacttttgaagtttatacggaccataagagcctcaagtacttgttctcccaaaaggaattgaatttgagacaaaggcgatgggtagaatttttggaagattatgattgttcaattaactaccacccAGGAAAGGCCAATGTGGTAGCCGACGCTCTAAGTAGAAAAGCCCAAGTAGCGGGGTTAATGGTTAAAGAATGGGACATGCTAGAAGAGGTTAGTagttggaaccctcgcttggaaAGATTGAAGATTTTA encodes:
- the LOC113757091 gene encoding uncharacterized protein LOC113757091 produces the protein MDLMQRVFKKYLDQFVVVFIDDILIYSKTREEHVKHLEIVLQILREYKLYAKFSKCEFWLEELSFLGHKVSKEGIAVDPAKVEAIMMWKQPETPTEVRSFLGLVGYYRKFIKDFSKIAGPMTELTKKGNKFIWAPKCESSFQELKKRLTSAPVLVLPDGGEGYVVYSDASREGLGCVLMQKGKANVVADALSRKAQVAGLMVKEWDMLEELGKLETSATVAARVIHGRGADEEAVDERLWKR